The following proteins are encoded in a genomic region of Sander lucioperca isolate FBNREF2018 chromosome 23, SLUC_FBN_1.2, whole genome shotgun sequence:
- the map7d2b gene encoding ensconsin isoform X6 produces MTEVAPSCTEMTALAPPPAPLITSRNASPARSPSSHNSPPEKLEVLRDKERRAQQQLDRCAEERGRKMEVQKRKEQQRRAAAEEKRRQQQEAEKERLEALVRRRAGGAEKRGGGGGGGGGGGGGGGEARDHLDNRPKRWTWGGPPDGVEGNPKTPPCHAIGSAQPNGLPAASSASQSRNVTDFLSPPGMDQPINKQLSNSSAALHSPERVSFVSHRTASPNNHRPYRSSSNRRSIAGLPEEASKAKTPTGETPNTPARSSSFRANSKGPATPKRVRSNRSRAQSPCSPGQYPPSPLRQRATTPGTDDRGHTELKSQGTLEKKSTKSETSEKKIPKSTSKELNAESPGTPTGRSVGGTKDAEEASRLLAERRRLARLQKEQEERQRQEEERLRAEEELQRQQEAKERQERAALQAEEERVRREEERRNREDEERRQKEQRWKDMQDQLDREREEAFLRAQKEAERKRQERELLHIQEEQERLQRKKRIEEIMKRTRKSEVEPLSGVAVSDMRSEAAVPSEEDAPTPAEAPVMLGPLENKSFVDELSDGVQSMDVSRASHCRPVLLIQTDKSLSRVSEMKEERFISKTPKRRDCFLPDLIL; encoded by the exons ATGACTGAAGTGGCTCCAAGCTGCACTGAGATGACAG CGCTGGCCCCTCCTCCTGCTCCGCTCATCACCAGCAGGAATGCATCTCCTGCTCGATCACCATCCAGTCACAACAGCCCTCCAG AGAAGTTGGAGGTGCTGCGGGATAAGGAGCGCCGTGCGCAGCAGCAGCTGGATCGCTGCGCCGAGGAGCGAGGGAGGAAGATGGAGGTGCAGAAGAGGAAGGAGCAGCAGCGCCGGGCGGCAGCCGAGGAGAAGAGACGGCAGCAGCAAGAAGCAgagaag GAGAGGCTGGAGGCCCTGGTCCGCCGGAGAGCCGGAGGCGCCGAGAAacggggaggaggaggaggaggaggaggaggaggaggaggaggagggggggaggctCGGGACCACCTGGATAACAGGCCGAAACGTTGGACATGGGGAGGACCGCCTGATGGAGTGGAGG GTAACCCTAAGACCCCGCCCTGCCATGCCATTGGCTCCGCTCAGCCCAATGGGCTTCCTGCTGCTTCCAGCGCCAGCCAATCCCGTAACG tcactgacttcctgtctccaCCTGGGATGGATCAGCCAATCAACAAACAGCTCTCCAACTCTTCAGCCGCCCTCCATTCACCAGAGAgag TGTCCTTTGTGTCCCATCGAACAGCTTCccccaacaaccacagaccATACAGAAGTTCCTCCAACCGCAGGAGCATCGCTGGACTTCCTGAAGAGGCGTCCAAAGCCAAAACACCCACG ggggagactccaaACACACCAGCCCGCAGTTCTTCCTTCAGGGCCAACAGCAAAGGTCCTGCCACGCCGAAACg GGTGAGGTCCAACAGGAGTCGCGCCCAGTCGCCCTGTTCCCCCGGCCAGTACCCCCCCTCCCCGCTCCGGCAGAGGGCCACCACCCCCGGCACCGATGACAGGGGTCACACTGAGCTCAAGAGTCAGGGCACCCTTGAGAAGAAATCAACCAAATCTGAGACCTCGGAGAAAAAGATCCCCAAATCCACCAGCAAAGAACTGAATGCAG AATCTCCAGGCACGCCCACAGGCAGGAGTGTTGGCGGGACCAAGGACGCTGAGGAGGCGTCCCGACTGCTGGCAGAGAGACGACGTCTGGCCCGACTGCAGaaggagcaggaggagagacaacggcaggaggaggagag GCTGAGGGCGGAGGAGGAGCTGCAGAGGCAGCAAGAGGCGAAAGAGAGGCAGGAGAGAGCTGCACTGCAGGCcgaggaggagagggtgaggcgggaggaagagaggaggaacaGGGAGGACGAGGAGAGACGGCAGAAGGAGCAGAGATGGAAGGACATGCAGGATCAGCTGGACCGAGAG AGGGAGGAGGCCTTCCTGCGAGCCcagaaagaggcagagaggaagaggcagGAAAGAGAGCTGCTGCACATccaggaggagcaggagagacTGCAGAGGAAGAAG AGAATTGAGGAGATCATGAAGAGAACCCGGAAGAGTGAAGTTGAGCCTCTGTCTGGTGTTGCAG TGTCTGACATGAGGTCCGAGGCTGCGGTTCCCTCAGAGGAGGACGCCCCGACTCCAGCTGAGGCCCCCGTCATGCTGGGACCCCTGGAGAATAAGAGCTTTGTGGACGAGCTGTCTGACGGAGTCCAGTCCATGGACGTCAG TCGTGCATCTCATTGTCGTCCTGTGCTGCTCATCCAAACAGACAAAAGTTTGAGTAGGGTGTCTGAGATGAAGGAAGAAAGATTCATTTCCAAAACACCCAAACGTAGAGACTGCTTCCTCCCAGATCTCATTTTGTAG